A part of Leptospira perdikensis genomic DNA contains:
- a CDS encoding DoxX family protein, which yields MSQTNTVDRSIYQTGLRILLGAFLVFAGAGHLTWHRTEFLAQVPTWLPINADLVVLLSGVVEITLGLSLLFLKSKQVQVGWVVALFFVLIFPGNISQYMNGISAFGLDTDRARLIRLFFQPVLVLWALWSCGSWQDFQAKRKS from the coding sequence ATGAGTCAAACAAATACAGTCGATAGAAGTATCTATCAAACAGGGTTGCGTATCCTTCTAGGGGCCTTTTTGGTTTTTGCAGGAGCCGGACACCTAACATGGCATAGGACAGAATTTTTGGCGCAGGTTCCTACCTGGTTACCGATCAATGCAGATTTGGTTGTGTTACTTTCCGGTGTTGTGGAAATTACATTGGGATTGTCTTTGCTTTTTCTTAAGAGCAAACAAGTGCAAGTTGGTTGGGTTGTCGCATTGTTTTTTGTTCTTATCTTCCCAGGAAACATATCCCAATATATGAATGGGATCAGTGCATTTGGTTTAGATACTGATAGAGCACGACTCATTCGTTTGTTCTTTCAGCCTGTGCTTGTTCTTTGGGCTCTTTGGAGTTGTGGATCTTGGCAAGACTTTCAAGCTAAGAGGAAAAGTTAA
- a CDS encoding LIC_11695 family lipoprotein has translation MKTKIKTLLTLVTLGISLFQCDLFDPKSKVTSDDLVSMLALQQINANSMSEAQRLGLNVAYSHRFSIKNGAHLFCREYSTAYLEKKAEWEKDMEQTYATIGNAIGIQIVVEKFNGPCSITNKVAACHYDGVDGINDLIPYAYTTEGEHGYLIPANVYYGVTGLKSAKEACERFKGTYVCYDPSKCWQ, from the coding sequence ATGAAAACTAAAATAAAAACCCTTCTTACCCTAGTCACCCTTGGAATTTCTCTATTCCAATGTGATTTATTTGATCCCAAATCAAAAGTTACCAGTGATGACCTGGTTTCCATGTTAGCTCTACAACAAATTAATGCAAACAGTATGAGCGAAGCACAAAGGCTTGGACTAAACGTAGCTTACAGCCACCGATTTAGTATCAAAAACGGAGCTCATTTGTTTTGCAGAGAATATTCTACTGCTTACTTAGAGAAAAAAGCAGAATGGGAAAAGGATATGGAACAAACTTATGCCACAATTGGAAATGCAATTGGAATTCAGATCGTTGTAGAAAAATTCAATGGACCTTGTTCTATTACGAATAAAGTTGCAGCCTGTCATTACGACGGAGTAGACGGAATCAATGACCTAATTCCTTACGCATACACTACAGAAGGAGAACATGGATATTTAATTCCTGCAAACGTATACTATGGTGTTACAGGTTTAAAAAGTGCGAAAGAAGCTTGTGAAAGATTCAAAGGAACTTACGTTTGTTACGACCCAAGTAAATGTTGGCAATAA
- a CDS encoding CoA-binding protein, with product MNVLDSEIKSLLESYKKITVYGLSNDISKPSHYVPVYIRDKGWEVVGTYPKEHSVGGFTIYKNLKDVPKEDRKFIDVFRSSDKVPEVIDEILSLGGTEVIWLQLGISHPEAEKKAEDAGIRVVSNRCLIIEHRNYF from the coding sequence ATGAATGTATTAGATTCCGAGATCAAATCGCTTCTTGAATCCTATAAAAAAATCACGGTTTACGGACTTAGCAATGACATTTCCAAACCAAGCCATTATGTTCCCGTATACATTCGAGACAAAGGATGGGAAGTGGTCGGAACTTATCCCAAAGAACACAGTGTAGGTGGGTTTACCATCTACAAAAACCTCAAAGACGTTCCGAAAGAAGATAGAAAATTCATCGATGTCTTTCGTAGTTCCGATAAAGTTCCAGAAGTTATCGATGAAATCTTAAGTTTGGGTGGAACAGAAGTAATATGGCTACAATTGGGAATCTCCCATCCCGAAGCAGAAAAAAAAGCGGAAGATGCGGGGATTCGTGTTGTGTCCAATCGTTGTCTCATCATTGAACACAGAAATTATTTTTAA
- a CDS encoding methyl-accepting chemotaxis protein yields the protein MHSKLKLYFILSFLVFGSLLLFSVTVLLQVQNIAQDHLNVILGFGFGILIVFALIFGIVLSSWLGKIFGKLDVAFKEVGLGNLQVRLSYKPNELFAEFYSSFHRMLQAQGELIQHIKTSADTLSSDSQEMKLVTLDFSSNLQSQSAATEEVSASIEEISGVAISISNIAENNSQSMNNLTTEVDQLSLAIDKTGEYVEGTLDSIKIIIERAEAGKNTLRTMNEAMDNLSHSSLEISKTVDVISKISEQVNMLALNASIEAARAGDAGRGFAVVAEEVSKLAERTAGAVKGIDSLMKKNQNDVSLGRERIEKTTMEIQEIIGNIDSISGKITEVHYAVNTQKELKNKLLKEAVFVKERSTEIKDAVTEHKTATNEVMASVSSISQSSFSNSESSDLLAEKITAIANTADKLISMVDLFKTNLVSDESSISDRDETTHKLQFRSEIGSIYYIKEKDLLEVVWTPNFSEEKYSEILNEALKIIEKHNIRKWLADTRRMGLVTRSAQEWVNVNWFPKASNSSLRKMAVVVPNSALAAISIDDQTLKTGNVELKSVPSLEFGIEWLDR from the coding sequence ATGCATTCAAAACTTAAATTGTATTTCATCCTTTCCTTTTTGGTCTTTGGATCCTTATTGCTTTTCAGCGTCACCGTGCTACTACAAGTTCAAAACATAGCACAGGATCACTTAAATGTAATCCTTGGTTTTGGATTCGGCATCTTGATTGTATTTGCACTTATCTTTGGGATTGTTTTAAGTTCCTGGTTGGGAAAAATTTTCGGAAAACTAGACGTGGCGTTTAAAGAAGTAGGATTGGGAAACCTGCAAGTTAGACTCTCTTACAAACCGAACGAGTTATTTGCCGAATTCTATTCCAGTTTCCACAGAATGTTACAAGCCCAAGGTGAACTCATCCAACATATCAAAACATCGGCCGACACTTTATCTTCAGATTCACAAGAAATGAAATTGGTGACTCTTGATTTTTCAAGTAACTTACAATCACAATCTGCTGCCACGGAAGAAGTTTCAGCATCGATAGAAGAAATATCAGGTGTTGCAATATCCATTTCAAACATTGCTGAAAACAATTCCCAAAGTATGAATAATCTGACAACCGAAGTTGATCAATTATCTTTGGCTATTGACAAAACTGGCGAATACGTCGAAGGAACACTTGATTCTATAAAAATCATCATTGAACGTGCAGAAGCGGGTAAAAACACACTACGCACTATGAACGAAGCGATGGACAATTTATCCCATAGTTCATTGGAAATTTCTAAAACTGTAGATGTCATTTCAAAGATCAGTGAACAAGTGAACATGCTTGCACTCAATGCTTCAATTGAAGCCGCCAGAGCAGGTGATGCGGGAAGAGGATTTGCAGTGGTTGCAGAAGAAGTTTCAAAACTTGCAGAAAGAACAGCAGGTGCAGTCAAAGGAATCGATTCCTTAATGAAAAAGAATCAAAACGATGTTTCCTTAGGACGTGAACGAATTGAAAAAACAACAATGGAAATCCAAGAAATCATTGGAAATATTGATTCTATTTCTGGAAAAATTACAGAAGTTCATTATGCTGTAAATACACAAAAGGAACTCAAAAATAAACTTTTAAAAGAAGCTGTTTTCGTAAAAGAAAGATCAACAGAAATCAAAGATGCAGTGACAGAACACAAAACAGCAACAAATGAAGTGATGGCTTCCGTATCCTCAATTAGCCAATCCTCTTTTAGTAATTCAGAAAGTAGCGATTTACTCGCCGAAAAAATTACAGCAATCGCAAATACAGCAGATAAACTCATCTCCATGGTGGATCTATTCAAAACGAATTTAGTTTCGGATGAATCATCTATTTCTGATCGAGACGAAACTACCCACAAACTCCAATTCCGATCTGAAATTGGAAGTATCTATTATATAAAAGAAAAAGATCTCCTGGAAGTGGTTTGGACACCGAACTTTAGTGAGGAAAAGTATTCAGAAATTCTAAACGAAGCATTAAAAATAATCGAAAAACATAATATTCGTAAATGGCTTGCAGATACAAGAAGAATGGGACTTGTCACTCGTTCTGCTCAAGAATGGGTCAATGTCAATTGGTTCCCAAAAGCAAGTAATTCCAGCCTCCGCAAGATGGCAGTTGTTGTTCCCAACTCAGCACTTGCCGCCATCTCCATTGATGACCAAACTCTAAAAACAGGGAATGTCGAACTAAAATCCGTTCCTAGTTTAGAATTTGGAATTGAATGGTTGGATCGTTAG
- a CDS encoding flagellar filament core protein flaB2 domain protein, which produces MKLPKNSFLFITSQREGIIQKQIQNLQKEILDWVAEEDNSTGGQKEIILRVNPDANFFYHSVLNLKETKVTSSRLKFISLTSARLEKLYEVKPTRTTFQKQNLLIEKVIVYLDTLLLISKRMLLISKSETMDKSNQKDLQLEVGTLIDEIDRIASFAEFNRMSLLMGDFSKNSRVASMWFINEKSGKLFRMYIATMTAKSLGLITLSGYPLALSNSTLFQKKIENTILRINEERNRIRSVLD; this is translated from the coding sequence ATGAAATTACCAAAGAATTCTTTTCTATTCATTACTTCACAGAGAGAAGGCATCATCCAAAAACAAATTCAGAACCTTCAAAAAGAAATATTGGATTGGGTCGCTGAAGAAGACAATTCAACCGGAGGACAAAAAGAAATTATACTTCGAGTGAATCCCGATGCGAATTTTTTTTACCATTCGGTTTTGAACCTAAAGGAAACAAAGGTCACAAGTTCGAGGTTGAAGTTTATTTCTCTTACTTCGGCAAGATTGGAAAAACTTTATGAAGTCAAACCAACTCGAACTACATTCCAGAAACAAAATCTTTTGATCGAAAAGGTGATCGTATATCTGGATACCTTACTTCTGATATCCAAAAGAATGTTGTTGATTTCGAAATCAGAGACGATGGATAAATCTAATCAAAAAGACTTACAGTTAGAAGTGGGAACGCTCATTGATGAAATAGATCGAATTGCTTCGTTTGCAGAGTTTAATCGAATGAGTTTATTGATGGGTGATTTTTCTAAAAATTCTAGAGTCGCTTCTATGTGGTTTATTAATGAAAAGAGTGGGAAACTTTTTCGAATGTACATTGCTACAATGACAGCTAAGTCCTTGGGTTTAATTACACTCAGTGGATATCCTTTAGCACTATCCAATTCAACTTTGTTTCAAAAAAAAATTGAAAATACAATTCTGAGAATCAACGAAGAACGAAATCGAATCCGATCTGTTCTTGATTGA
- a CDS encoding DJ-1/PfpI family protein: MNQNLRHNQKKNHPFSTKQMVPPIILMTVLTLTFNHLSIFAESKIQPEIRLEKIHKKSNHKKPVIVVIGENQYTELTDFIVPYGILKRSEIAEIYAVAPNKGTMDMFPTLSIEITTSIDDFDNLHPEGSDIVIVPAIHNAENITIIRWIQNQSKNGATIVGICDGVWTLGHAGLLNNKKATGHWYSKESLKNTFPNTEWIKNKRYVQDQNIITTTGVTASIPISVALIESIAGNKKAEEMAKSLGIQSWDPTHNTEEFNLDWKQYLTAAKNLTFVWNHETIGIPLYHGIDEISLALVADSYSRTYRSKTKLISTNLQPITSNSGIRFLSEIKEENRKETNLILEIPKVKKANPLLEETLGQIQNRYGMGTMRFVATQLEFSTGPLCHYVTCKD, translated from the coding sequence ATGAATCAAAACCTTCGCCACAACCAGAAAAAAAATCACCCGTTTTCAACAAAACAAATGGTTCCACCAATTATACTGATGACAGTATTAACATTAACCTTTAATCATTTATCAATATTTGCTGAATCTAAAATCCAACCTGAAATTCGTTTGGAAAAAATTCATAAAAAATCAAACCATAAAAAACCGGTAATCGTCGTTATAGGAGAAAACCAATATACCGAACTCACCGATTTCATAGTCCCATACGGAATCTTAAAAAGATCTGAAATTGCAGAGATTTATGCAGTAGCCCCTAACAAAGGAACTATGGATATGTTTCCTACACTTTCTATCGAAATCACAACATCCATTGATGACTTTGACAACCTTCATCCAGAAGGTTCTGACATCGTCATTGTCCCCGCCATTCATAACGCGGAAAATATAACCATCATTCGTTGGATTCAAAACCAATCTAAAAACGGAGCCACTATTGTGGGAATTTGTGATGGAGTTTGGACATTAGGTCATGCCGGGTTATTAAACAATAAAAAAGCGACAGGTCATTGGTATTCAAAAGAAAGTCTAAAAAATACATTTCCAAATACAGAATGGATCAAAAACAAAAGATACGTCCAAGATCAAAACATCATAACAACTACAGGTGTCACGGCTTCTATTCCCATTTCTGTAGCTTTAATAGAATCCATTGCGGGAAATAAAAAAGCAGAAGAGATGGCAAAATCACTCGGGATTCAAAGCTGGGATCCAACCCACAATACGGAAGAATTTAATTTAGATTGGAAACAATATCTAACGGCGGCAAAGAACCTAACATTCGTTTGGAATCATGAAACAATAGGAATTCCTTTGTATCATGGCATCGATGAAATATCTTTAGCACTAGTTGCCGATTCTTATTCCCGCACTTACAGATCAAAAACAAAATTAATATCTACCAATCTTCAGCCAATCACTTCCAATTCGGGGATTCGTTTTCTTTCTGAAATCAAAGAAGAAAACCGGAAGGAAACAAATTTGATCCTAGAGATTCCAAAAGTTAAAAAAGCGAATCCACTTTTGGAAGAAACTCTTGGCCAAATCCAAAATCGATACGGAATGGGGACAATGCGATTTGTCGCAACACAGCTGGAGTTTTCAACTGGTCCGCTTTGTCATTATGTCACGTGTAAAGATTAA
- a CDS encoding DUF4334 domain-containing protein — protein sequence MNTLEKKFYEMRGKKNNSIDDSFALFDALETVNIEDTMGRWHGSGFHTGHTMDGALETFNWYGKEFVDADNVHPLVFKSFGKTLFKVNPSLMPVRLATLIPSTNLWPLRYVFLLVRFLFQTSSSKARVRRIEFRGKLTAAMIYDTLPIHDVFKRVNKDTMFGCMDYKGMKQPFFFVLERDK from the coding sequence ATGAATACTCTCGAAAAAAAATTCTACGAAATGCGTGGTAAAAAGAACAATTCTATCGATGATTCTTTCGCTCTTTTTGACGCATTAGAGACAGTTAACATTGAAGATACAATGGGTCGTTGGCATGGTTCCGGATTTCACACGGGACATACAATGGATGGGGCCTTGGAAACATTCAATTGGTATGGAAAAGAATTTGTGGATGCCGACAACGTCCATCCTTTGGTATTTAAATCCTTTGGAAAAACTTTATTTAAGGTAAATCCTTCCCTAATGCCTGTTCGGTTGGCAACGTTAATTCCATCTACTAATTTATGGCCTTTACGTTATGTATTTTTGCTAGTACGTTTTTTATTTCAAACTTCGTCATCGAAAGCTCGTGTTCGTCGGATTGAATTTCGTGGTAAACTCACCGCTGCCATGATTTATGACACACTTCCTATACACGATGTATTTAAAAGAGTAAATAAAGACACAATGTTTGGATGTATGGATTACAAAGGAATGAAACAACCATTCTTTTTTGTATTAGAGCGAGATAAATAG
- a CDS encoding PepSY-associated TM helix domain-containing protein encodes MKAKTWYQVHMVLGIFGASFLLVLGVTGSLLVYGKELQSLTGAYSIKVEKERLPFDTLYKQLLDQIPEGTVAGWLLSDLHDQADQVWFHNLETPSRETVYLINPYNGNLIGKLKENRSDSLYGFLLVLHYSLFLGGVGYFLTGCIAFIYLFLAISGIKLYKRFWVSLFRLRWKESAQILFSDLHKFVGINAVWFHLILAITGGWWSLRDTVILTFPEEKVVHHLWVSEDSINELIEQTKKEIPGFRLGYVSFPHHSKEEPIGIYGNRFDSSGFESRYGSYIRYDVKSKKIFDKVDMGKENILNRVLDSFRPLHFGTFANHFSKVIWVIGGLTPAILSISGLSLYYIKRKNKRRRTQKIPLSSSV; translated from the coding sequence GTGAAGGCAAAAACTTGGTATCAGGTTCATATGGTTCTCGGTATTTTCGGAGCCAGTTTTCTTTTGGTTTTGGGTGTGACTGGATCTCTTCTCGTCTATGGAAAGGAATTACAATCACTTACAGGTGCTTATTCTATAAAAGTAGAAAAGGAACGCCTACCTTTTGATACTCTTTACAAACAATTGTTAGATCAAATCCCCGAAGGAACTGTGGCTGGTTGGTTGTTATCCGATTTACATGACCAAGCGGACCAAGTTTGGTTTCATAATTTAGAAACCCCTAGTCGTGAAACTGTCTACTTAATCAATCCATACAATGGAAATCTTATTGGAAAACTGAAAGAAAACAGAAGTGATAGCCTTTATGGTTTTTTACTCGTTTTGCATTATAGTCTTTTTCTTGGCGGTGTGGGTTATTTCCTCACCGGATGTATTGCCTTTATTTATTTGTTTTTAGCAATCAGCGGAATCAAACTTTATAAACGATTTTGGGTGAGTTTGTTTCGCCTTCGATGGAAAGAAAGTGCACAAATTCTCTTTTCCGACTTGCACAAGTTTGTTGGTATTAATGCAGTTTGGTTCCATTTGATTTTAGCAATCACTGGTGGATGGTGGAGTTTAAGAGACACTGTGATTCTTACGTTTCCAGAAGAAAAAGTGGTTCATCATCTGTGGGTTTCTGAGGATTCGATCAATGAGCTAATAGAGCAAACAAAAAAAGAAATTCCTGGATTCCGATTGGGATATGTTTCTTTCCCTCACCATTCCAAAGAAGAACCAATTGGAATTTATGGAAATCGTTTCGATTCTTCAGGATTTGAAAGTCGATATGGTTCTTATATTCGTTATGATGTAAAATCCAAAAAGATCTTTGATAAAGTAGATATGGGGAAAGAAAACATTTTGAATCGAGTTTTGGATTCCTTTCGGCCACTTCATTTTGGAACCTTTGCCAATCATTTTAGTAAAGTAATTTGGGTGATTGGTGGTCTCACACCGGCGATCCTATCAATCAGTGGACTCAGTCTTTATTATATAAAGAGAAAAAATAAAAGAAGAAGAACCCAAAAAATCCCTTTGAGTTCTTCTGTTTGA
- a CDS encoding TonB-dependent receptor — translation MTFLFENDSHIKIGLRKAQIQWRSKFPTFTSVLLIFILSTTALLPQTTEKTPLPPSNPTDQVPNTGTKPAEQGIRVTGKKDPRDREILRTPNSISRLNEQDIQDAGINRTNDIDKQVPNFSIIDSGSRNFTYFNIRGMRSIAFSEPAVGLILDGVPLNDNVALNTELYGIENIEVYRGSQATLFGKNFQGGVVEIRTKKPTNIAEGKITYDAGNYKKQETSAYYNAPIIKDKLYFGIAGKTTEREGYLSNVTGFYYPTNRPYEVPVEIYKTHPDGRKGKAGRFRLFFTPNDVFEADLQVSAESFDDGSLNLVNYLGAKSEREKALLQGCVAMPSNCAKLYGTYVNRVNGDRKVYWDYEGKSNVTGNTYSLATTTKLPQANLKTASAIRKMDIDPITADADFTTTDQHRSIYVEKATTFLNDVYVESKDKHDPLQFKVGIYSSSKITNIDQAREHRVQMYVGNDFGGLRAPARENNLSRIHDRNLSFYTHNSYTFAEKFTITIGSRLERQESRLSHTEQVIGFSPINPYGETKLLSDPYTINNHYNYNVSRMIFDYKPIDNLMFFIGFSRGYKNAGYSTVVNIPSRATFKPEINDTIEAGIKSEFFKGKFGLKYTQFYTETQDFHVVRAINLSQYINLNAELVTIRGYELETFIKPHKDTKLGLSAGYTEGIFNKFYDSVLNRDFNGKWVHFIPKYDIVSYFQYRNEYGIFFRGEFQAVGQMYFAADNTVYSDPYYVINSRIGYETDTISAYLYMNNMNDRYYFTSYIDGTFQAVPGAPKTYGFMLTYKI, via the coding sequence ATGACTTTCCTTTTTGAGAATGACTCTCATATAAAGATAGGATTGAGAAAGGCCCAGATCCAGTGGCGGAGTAAATTTCCTACTTTCACTTCCGTACTCCTCATTTTCATCCTTTCGACAACAGCTCTTCTCCCACAAACGACGGAAAAAACTCCCCTACCTCCGAGCAACCCCACAGACCAGGTTCCCAACACAGGAACAAAACCTGCCGAACAAGGCATTCGAGTTACAGGCAAAAAAGATCCGAGAGACCGGGAAATTCTTCGTACACCAAATAGTATCAGCCGGTTGAACGAACAGGACATCCAAGATGCTGGAATCAATCGAACCAATGACATCGATAAACAAGTTCCGAATTTTTCCATCATTGATTCGGGATCGCGTAACTTTACTTATTTCAACATTCGAGGAATGCGGAGTATTGCCTTCAGTGAACCAGCAGTAGGTCTGATTTTAGATGGAGTTCCACTCAACGACAATGTGGCGCTTAACACTGAGTTATATGGAATTGAAAACATTGAAGTATATAGAGGAAGTCAAGCTACCTTGTTTGGAAAAAACTTTCAAGGTGGTGTTGTTGAGATCCGAACTAAAAAACCAACAAATATTGCTGAAGGAAAAATTACTTATGATGCTGGAAATTATAAAAAACAAGAAACATCGGCTTATTACAATGCACCCATTATCAAAGATAAATTATATTTTGGAATCGCTGGAAAAACTACTGAACGAGAAGGATATCTTTCAAACGTAACAGGTTTTTATTATCCAACCAACCGGCCCTATGAAGTTCCCGTAGAAATCTACAAAACTCATCCCGATGGTAGAAAAGGAAAAGCAGGACGTTTCCGATTATTTTTTACTCCTAACGATGTCTTTGAAGCAGACTTACAAGTCAGCGCAGAAAGTTTTGATGATGGTTCCCTCAATTTGGTAAACTACTTAGGTGCCAAGTCTGAAAGGGAAAAAGCTTTATTACAAGGTTGTGTTGCCATGCCATCCAACTGTGCCAAGTTATATGGAACCTATGTAAACAGAGTGAATGGAGATAGAAAAGTTTACTGGGATTATGAAGGAAAAAGTAATGTCACGGGGAACACATATTCTCTAGCAACAACTACGAAATTACCTCAAGCAAATCTAAAAACAGCATCTGCGATTCGGAAGATGGACATTGATCCCATCACTGCCGATGCCGACTTTACAACAACCGATCAACATAGATCTATTTATGTCGAAAAAGCTACAACTTTCCTGAACGATGTATATGTTGAATCTAAAGATAAACATGACCCATTACAATTTAAGGTAGGAATCTACTCATCCAGTAAAATTACAAATATTGACCAAGCAAGAGAACATAGAGTTCAAATGTATGTTGGAAATGATTTTGGTGGCCTTCGTGCCCCTGCTCGCGAAAACAATCTCTCAAGAATTCATGATCGTAACCTTAGTTTTTATACACATAATAGTTATACTTTTGCAGAAAAATTTACAATTACCATAGGATCCAGATTGGAACGACAAGAGAGTCGTTTGTCTCATACCGAACAAGTGATCGGTTTTTCACCAATCAATCCATATGGAGAAACAAAACTTTTATCAGATCCATATACAATTAACAATCATTATAACTACAATGTTTCAAGAATGATCTTTGATTACAAACCCATCGACAATCTCATGTTTTTTATAGGTTTTAGTCGTGGTTATAAAAATGCGGGTTATAGCACCGTTGTTAACATTCCAAGCAGAGCTACATTCAAACCAGAAATCAATGATACCATAGAAGCCGGTATAAAATCAGAATTCTTTAAAGGAAAATTTGGATTAAAATACACTCAGTTCTATACGGAAACCCAAGACTTTCATGTTGTCCGGGCCATCAACCTCTCTCAATACATAAACCTCAATGCGGAACTTGTTACCATCAGAGGATATGAATTGGAAACATTCATCAAACCTCATAAGGATACCAAACTTGGGCTCTCTGCAGGTTATACAGAAGGAATCTTTAACAAATTTTATGACTCTGTTCTAAATCGAGATTTTAATGGAAAGTGGGTTCATTTCATTCCGAAGTATGACATCGTAAGTTATTTTCAATACAGAAACGAATACGGAATATTTTTTCGCGGCGAATTTCAAGCAGTTGGTCAAATGTATTTCGCAGCAGATAACACGGTATATAGCGACCCCTATTATGTAATTAATTCTAGAATCGGATATGAAACCGATACCATCTCCGCTTACTTATATATGAACAATATGAATGATCGGTATTACTTCACCTCCTACATTGATGGAACTTTCCAGGCTGTACCTGGAGCACCAAAAACCTACGGATTTATGTTAACTTATAAAATTTAA
- a CDS encoding helix-turn-helix domain-containing protein — translation MNLIPFVGAVVAFLLAVSYWMETIQKGTKKKQTNLPSDLNATSFRKNFDICFLNQYTTTFLFFSLTILQLHIYVELTKEMNSYPLFYGIHIPCLLLLGPLSYLFFEEMSGGEFSQIHFLHFLPSILSIFYIFFFRPAGFVLPSLDSQTHSDNSYTTSITILLGVGVVSIFCYMFAIFVRVIRWKLNSKISIESSFQPFLFLLLYSLLVMVLFVFAQLFFMQIFLIACVSLTCLLILVLLSKMNHKDLILNFKTETRLARYKESRVKGIDIAQVLQRLDDLMNVDKLYLNEDLTLLTLAKELDLDSHQLSEILNSRLGCTFRNYVNQFRLQEAARLLLERYDMTILSIIYASGFNSKSSFHKLFQNRFGLSPQNYRTKTK, via the coding sequence ATGAATTTGATTCCCTTTGTGGGAGCCGTGGTTGCTTTTCTTTTGGCAGTTTCGTATTGGATGGAAACGATCCAAAAGGGAACTAAGAAAAAACAGACTAATTTGCCTTCAGATCTGAATGCCACTTCTTTTAGAAAAAATTTTGATATTTGTTTCCTGAATCAATATACAACAACATTTCTATTTTTTTCACTTACCATTCTCCAACTCCATATTTACGTTGAACTTACAAAAGAAATGAACTCTTATCCTTTGTTCTATGGAATTCATATTCCTTGTCTCCTCCTCCTCGGTCCTCTTAGTTATCTTTTTTTTGAAGAAATGAGTGGGGGAGAGTTTTCCCAAATTCATTTCCTTCATTTTCTGCCGAGTATACTGAGTATTTTCTATATCTTTTTCTTCCGTCCTGCGGGTTTTGTTCTGCCTTCTCTTGATTCACAAACTCATAGTGATAATAGTTATACAACATCCATAACAATTTTACTTGGTGTAGGAGTAGTATCTATTTTTTGTTACATGTTTGCCATTTTCGTTCGAGTGATCCGTTGGAAGTTAAATTCGAAAATAAGTATTGAGTCCTCATTCCAACCATTTTTATTCCTACTACTCTATTCGCTTTTAGTCATGGTTTTGTTTGTTTTTGCTCAACTGTTTTTTATGCAAATCTTTCTTATTGCTTGTGTAAGTTTAACTTGTCTTTTGATTCTAGTTTTGCTTTCTAAAATGAATCACAAAGATCTAATACTAAATTTTAAAACAGAAACTCGGTTGGCACGGTATAAGGAAAGTCGTGTGAAAGGCATCGATATCGCTCAGGTTTTACAACGTTTAGATGATCTGATGAATGTGGATAAGTTATATTTGAATGAGGACTTAACGTTACTTACTTTGGCAAAAGAGTTGGATTTGGATTCTCATCAACTTTCTGAGATTTTAAATTCTCGTTTGGGTTGTACATTTCGTAATTATGTAAATCAATTTCGTTTGCAAGAAGCGGCAAGGCTCCTTTTAGAAAGATATGATATGACAATACTCAGTATAATATATGCGTCTGGATTCAATTCCAAATCCTCCTTTCACAAACTCTTTCAAAATCGGTTTGGGCTTTCGCCACAGAATTATCGAACGAAGACAAAGTAA